A window of Mercenaria mercenaria strain notata unplaced genomic scaffold, MADL_Memer_1 contig_3114, whole genome shotgun sequence genomic DNA:
gtatacactGGTTAAACTATTGATGAGTTTTGTTCTAGTTATGTCAGCTTGAAGACCTGAAGAAAGTTTTCATGTTTCTCTTGTCTAGTAGCACAGCTGAAGTAAAGTTTACTTGTTTCAGCACACCAACAGATAGCTCTAGGATGATCGAGGTTGTTTAACACAACCTTTCCTGTAGAACAGTCACCTGCTATCTCTTCTATAACATTTCTCTGCCTGTCACACACAAAAACTGTACCATCATTTGACAGTGTTATACCACAAGGCTCAGCCATACCACCATAACTACCAATCACCTCACCCTGCCAATTTATCCTTGcaaaagttttcattttccagTCTGATACATAGATAGAATTTGTGTTAGTGGTAACATATACTGGCCAGCTGAAAATATTTCCTCCTCTGGCTGTTGTCAGCATGGTACCATTGATATCAAGAATTTGGAGTTTTGCAGGTTTAACAAATGACACAACAAGTTTTCCCTGACAGCATCTGATACCATGACATTTTCCATCAACCTTCATAGTTTGTTTCTTATTGAGTTCGTTTGAGGAGACTGAtataaactgaatattttgttTAAGAGGAAGTGTGACAGCAAGTTCTGTACTGGTAATTGAGGTGACATTACTTGGCCCAGTATCTAGTTGTAATTGATCTGTAACAGATTGACTGCAGGTATCCACCATTTTTACAGCCTTGTTATTCCAGTCAGTGATGATAATTAGATCAGGAGTAAGGACAATCATTCCTGTTATATGGCATCTGTCTTTATCTTTTGATGTCTTTACACAGATTGCATCCTGATATGAAGTCTGTCTTGATTTAATATCAACAGCTGGAGGAGGACTTGgttgttttaatgatttttctTCGAATGTACCTAGGAACCTCTCCTTGTCAAGTAGGGTTGATATTGATTTATTTGGTATGAAGTTGTACTCTTTGATATCATATGCTGCTAGCTGGTGGACACATTTCTTGTAACCTTTGATCATTTTCTCAGCTGATTTCATCTCCATGAAA
This region includes:
- the LOC123566619 gene encoding uncharacterized protein LOC123566619 yields the protein MSSASVHPSQPDNLTKPCPKHMKEMMKFYCQNHKELLCSVCVTLEHTGTSCKVNYIPDISGQVINSKEHQDILKTMDTIIEQCCNKYEDVKKITAKSNSSLTDVLADIKKFRKEINQKLDELKKQAEDAAKAIQQENNNNLKRVETTCHDVTESLKASSETIKHLNTSKQADKLFMEMKSAEKMIKGYKKCVHQLAAYDIKEYNFIPNKSISTLLDKERFLGTFEEKSLKQPSPPPAVDIKSRQTSYQDAICVKTSKDKDRCHITGMIVLTPDLIIITDWNNKAVKMVDTCSQSVTDQLQLDTGPSNVTSITSTELAVTLPLKQNIQFISVSSNELNKKQTMKVDGKCHGIRCCQGKLVVSFVKPAKLQILDINGTMLTTARGGNIFSWPVYVTTNTNSIYVSDWKMKTFARINWQGEVIGSYGGMAEPCGITLSNDGTVFVCDRQRNVIEEIAGDCSTGKVVLNNLDHPRAICWCAETSKLYFSCATRQEKHENFLQMDGEDDYDVIEEAKTQQAAQFGWFSDLYCFDTVHLNKNLEARKNKIGIFFGVKD